A part of Thioalkalivibrio sp. ALJ12 genomic DNA contains:
- the gorA gene encoding glutathione-disulfide reductase translates to MEHYDIIVIGGGSGGLAVAERAAPHGARVAVFDPKPLGGTCVNEGCVPKKLTWYAAEHAAQARQAHEFGVDVEIKGIRYTDLANQRQAMLKGLNQFWAGHLEKLGVTHIPERARLTDRNKVISDSGTEYTAERIVLAMGGAPIVPPLEGAELGATSDDFFEWTELPESIAVIGAGYIGLEMAGMLRSMGVKTDVVAMEDRVLEMFDPMVSQALDQHMEYQGIDRHLGVKVAGLGGKPGAVTVQLEGGQELGPYEKVLWAVGRKPATADMGLEDAGVKLARDGTVPVDEWQATSVDGIYALGDIIGKGPLTPVAIAAGRRLADHWYAPETNPVPVDYDQIPTVTFTHPTAGMVGLTEPQAVERFGDSVRIYETQFGGLDRAFAKGEVPPVAMKLVCAEENEKVVGIHMIGAHVDEMLQGFAVAVRMGATKRDLDLTIPLHPTSAEELVTLKEARPGRQQGLAKAKAA, encoded by the coding sequence ATGGAACACTACGACATCATCGTGATTGGCGGCGGCAGTGGCGGCTTGGCCGTGGCGGAACGCGCCGCCCCGCACGGCGCGCGCGTCGCCGTGTTCGACCCGAAACCGCTCGGCGGTACCTGTGTGAACGAAGGCTGCGTGCCGAAAAAGCTCACCTGGTATGCCGCCGAGCATGCTGCGCAGGCCCGTCAGGCGCACGAGTTCGGTGTCGATGTCGAGATCAAGGGCATCCGCTACACCGATCTGGCGAACCAGCGCCAGGCCATGCTGAAAGGCCTGAACCAGTTCTGGGCCGGGCACCTGGAGAAGCTGGGCGTGACCCACATCCCGGAACGCGCTCGCCTGACCGACAGGAACAAGGTGATCAGCGACAGCGGCACCGAATACACCGCCGAGCGGATCGTGCTGGCGATGGGCGGTGCCCCGATCGTGCCGCCGCTGGAAGGGGCCGAACTGGGCGCGACCTCCGACGACTTCTTCGAGTGGACCGAACTGCCGGAATCCATCGCCGTGATCGGCGCCGGTTACATCGGCCTGGAGATGGCCGGCATGCTGCGCTCCATGGGCGTGAAGACCGACGTGGTTGCGATGGAGGACCGCGTGCTGGAGATGTTCGACCCGATGGTCTCGCAGGCGCTTGATCAACACATGGAGTACCAGGGCATCGACCGCCACCTGGGCGTGAAGGTCGCCGGCCTGGGCGGCAAGCCCGGCGCCGTGACCGTCCAGCTCGAGGGCGGCCAGGAACTGGGCCCGTACGAGAAAGTGCTATGGGCCGTTGGCCGCAAGCCGGCCACCGCTGACATGGGGCTGGAAGACGCCGGTGTCAAACTGGCCCGCGATGGCACCGTCCCGGTGGATGAGTGGCAGGCAACCAGCGTCGACGGCATCTATGCCCTGGGCGACATCATAGGCAAGGGTCCGCTGACCCCGGTTGCCATCGCGGCCGGTCGCCGACTGGCAGATCACTGGTATGCCCCGGAGACGAACCCTGTGCCCGTGGACTACGACCAGATCCCGACGGTCACCTTTACCCACCCGACCGCCGGCATGGTCGGGCTGACCGAGCCGCAGGCCGTGGAGCGCTTCGGTGATTCAGTGCGCATCTACGAGACCCAGTTCGGCGGCCTGGACCGCGCCTTCGCCAAGGGCGAGGTGCCGCCCGTCGCGATGAAGCTGGTCTGCGCCGAAGAGAATGAAAAAGTCGTCGGCATCCACATGATCGGTGCCCATGTAGACGAGATGCTGCAGGGCTTTGCCGTGGCCGTGCGCATGGGCGCCACCAAACGCGACCTGGACCTGACCATTCCGCTGCACCCCACCAGCGCCGAGGAACTGGTGACCCTCAAGGAGGCCCGCCCGGGTCGCCAGCAGGGCCTGGCCAAGGCCAAGGCCGCTTGA
- a CDS encoding porin family protein codes for MKRYLAAGVAVSALVLFGSQSALGQQDRDRTTQERDRTTGLYMGLGTGFSSLKNDSDEVADFIGSGTSDYSIDDDDNVWRGFVGYNFNRYLAVEGFYTDLGEVHLRGDQDGAHSSVRSTAYGASVLGKLPIGPYVEAFAKVGAAKWDADVRGNLGDEGRTLRSQDGFDPVYGVGMQVNLNAFMIRAEYERYDFDSDYKMDAFTASLGWRF; via the coding sequence ATGAAACGTTATCTGGCTGCCGGGGTTGCAGTATCGGCGCTCGTCCTGTTTGGTTCCCAGAGTGCGCTTGGACAGCAGGACCGTGACCGTACGACGCAGGAGCGCGACCGCACCACAGGCCTGTATATGGGTCTGGGTACGGGGTTCAGTTCATTGAAGAATGACAGCGACGAGGTCGCGGATTTTATTGGGTCCGGGACGTCGGACTACAGCATCGACGATGACGACAATGTCTGGCGCGGCTTTGTCGGTTACAACTTCAATCGCTATCTCGCGGTCGAGGGCTTCTATACCGATCTGGGCGAGGTGCACCTGCGGGGCGACCAGGACGGTGCCCATTCGAGCGTCCGCTCGACGGCCTACGGTGCCAGTGTGCTCGGGAAGTTGCCGATTGGCCCCTATGTAGAGGCCTTCGCGAAGGTCGGCGCGGCCAAGTGGGATGCGGACGTGCGCGGCAACCTGGGAGACGAGGGCCGTACGCTGCGCAGTCAGGACGGTTTCGATCCGGTCTATGGTGTCGGCATGCAGGTCAATCTGAACGCGTTCATGATTCGCGCGGAATACGAGCGCTATGACTTCGACAGCGACTACAAGATGGACGCCTTTACCGCGTCGCTGGGCTGGCGCTTCTAG
- a CDS encoding CsbD family protein — MNKDQMLGRSERFKARLKQEWGRLTDDEVVEAEGNMDELAARVREKYGDSQEKIAAKINELMDEVRNEEDS, encoded by the coding sequence ATGAACAAAGATCAGATGCTGGGGCGTAGTGAACGATTCAAGGCGCGGCTGAAACAGGAATGGGGCCGCCTGACCGATGACGAGGTGGTTGAGGCCGAGGGCAATATGGACGAGCTGGCCGCGCGGGTTCGCGAGAAATACGGTGATAGCCAGGAAAAGATTGCCGCTAAGATCAACGAACTGATGGACGAGGTGCGTAATGAAGAAGACTCCTGA
- a CDS encoding DUF1328 domain-containing protein, with protein MLGWALMFLIVGIVAGVLGLSGIAGAATNIAWILFVVGLILAVIFFITGRRPPL; from the coding sequence ATGCTGGGATGGGCACTGATGTTCTTGATCGTCGGAATCGTAGCCGGCGTGCTGGGCCTGAGCGGGATCGCGGGCGCAGCGACCAATATTGCATGGATTCTTTTCGTGGTGGGCCTGATCCTGGCGGTCATCTTCTTCATCACGGGACGACGCCCCCCGCTATAG
- a CDS encoding Crp/Fnr family transcriptional regulator: protein MPVSQGCILEQIDQFADLVPEEKALLLQLEKDPKRYAAQTCLCAAGEEAERFYTLRSGWACAVRDLADGRRQVLDIFLPGQILGLREMGFNEARSDFVALTDIEACPFPRRQLTEVFEQAPRLASLFFLILAREQSMLVERIINIGRRPAAERLAHFLLEMKVRLQRPSEEVRLPMNQSVLGDALGMSAVHVSRSFSQLRKRDLISTEDGAIRIKDMDGLVRFSGFNQAYLDCEANWVKSASLGCAEEAS from the coding sequence ATGCCTGTATCGCAAGGTTGCATCCTCGAGCAGATTGACCAGTTTGCAGACCTCGTGCCCGAGGAGAAGGCCCTGTTGTTGCAACTGGAGAAGGACCCGAAGCGTTACGCCGCCCAGACCTGCCTGTGTGCGGCTGGCGAGGAGGCCGAGCGTTTCTACACGTTGCGTTCTGGTTGGGCCTGTGCGGTACGCGACCTGGCCGATGGGCGGCGTCAGGTCCTGGACATCTTCCTGCCGGGGCAAATCCTGGGCTTGCGCGAGATGGGGTTCAACGAGGCGCGCTCGGACTTCGTCGCGCTGACGGACATCGAGGCCTGCCCGTTTCCCCGGCGTCAGTTGACCGAGGTGTTCGAGCAGGCCCCGCGTCTGGCTTCACTGTTCTTTCTGATCCTGGCGCGCGAACAGTCGATGCTGGTGGAGCGCATCATCAACATCGGCCGCCGGCCCGCGGCCGAGCGCCTCGCGCATTTTCTCCTCGAGATGAAAGTGCGCCTGCAGCGTCCGTCCGAGGAGGTACGGCTCCCGATGAATCAGAGCGTGCTCGGGGATGCGCTGGGCATGTCCGCGGTGCATGTGAGTCGATCGTTCAGCCAGCTGCGCAAGCGGGACCTCATTAGCACGGAAGACGGAGCCATCCGAATCAAGGATATGGACGGACTGGTACGCTTCTCCGGATTCAACCAGGCCTATCTGGACTGCGAAGCCAACTGGGTGAAAAGCGCAAGCCTCGGTTGCGCGGAGGAAGCCTCATAA
- a CDS encoding DUF294 nucleotidyltransferase-like domain-containing protein, whose product MTDALDSTREFLSAHAPFDQLEPDALEFLVPRLESRFYARGARITDPDAGPARRFHIIRQGRIRGETPSEDEQLSGKAWELIPGECFPIGALLGRRAVHTVHRAAEDTVCLELDLEDFDRLRTRSRVFNDFCTRRLANLLDRLQQGLDTLSSRDGGAAGQLNTPLALRIARVPVTCRPDTHLREVLTTMRDERVGSVVAVDAEQRPVGIFTLRDLLARVALKDVDLDTPLDAVMTPEPVALEESAPGFEGIEAMTEHGMTHLCVVRDGRLVGVLGERDLLTSQPLTLDGLVREIRRADSVAAIAERLRQVPRLIEAVVGQGAEADQVLRLITRLNEHATRRVLALLRPQYEAIEGIDFTWLAFGSQAREEQALVTDQDNGILFDAEAGDADAVRERLLPYARAVNEALAECGFMLCPGNIMAGNPECCLSGPEWDRRFTRWIEQGTPDHLLKSTIFFDLRAVDGDHGPVEALRTQLLQKTAYNSRFRRQMAANQQAFRPPLGLFGEIKSGADGIDIKKQGLTPFVDAARVIALAAELPATRTHERLDQAVTAEVMRESDARDYHAALRYLQMLRLRAQQKALREGRDDDNRIRPEELGTLEGRILKESFRQARKLQGQLEVQYQL is encoded by the coding sequence ATGACCGACGCGCTCGACAGCACCCGCGAGTTCCTCAGCGCCCACGCCCCGTTCGATCAGCTCGAACCCGACGCGCTGGAGTTCCTCGTACCGCGTCTGGAGAGTCGCTTCTACGCGCGCGGGGCCCGCATCACGGATCCCGATGCCGGACCGGCGCGCCGCTTTCACATCATCCGCCAGGGGCGCATCCGTGGCGAGACCCCCAGCGAAGACGAGCAACTCTCGGGCAAGGCGTGGGAACTGATCCCCGGCGAGTGTTTTCCGATCGGCGCCCTGCTCGGTCGCCGGGCCGTTCATACGGTACACCGAGCGGCCGAGGACACGGTATGCCTGGAGCTGGACCTGGAGGACTTCGACCGGCTGCGCACGCGCTCCCGCGTCTTCAATGACTTCTGCACGCGACGGCTGGCCAACCTGCTGGACCGCCTGCAACAGGGCCTCGACACCCTGTCCAGCCGTGACGGCGGCGCAGCCGGGCAATTGAATACCCCGCTCGCGCTGCGCATTGCCCGCGTCCCGGTGACCTGCCGTCCCGACACACACCTGCGCGAGGTGCTGACCACCATGCGCGACGAGCGCGTGGGCTCCGTGGTCGCGGTGGACGCCGAACAACGACCGGTGGGCATCTTCACCCTGCGGGACCTGCTGGCACGGGTCGCCCTGAAGGATGTCGACCTCGACACCCCGCTGGACGCGGTGATGACGCCCGAACCGGTCGCCCTGGAGGAAAGCGCGCCGGGCTTCGAGGGCATCGAGGCGATGACCGAACACGGGATGACGCATCTGTGCGTGGTACGCGACGGCCGCCTGGTCGGCGTGCTCGGCGAACGCGACCTGCTCACCAGTCAGCCCCTGACCCTGGACGGCCTGGTGCGCGAGATTCGCCGCGCCGACAGCGTGGCGGCCATTGCCGAACGGCTGCGCCAGGTCCCGCGCCTGATCGAGGCGGTCGTCGGCCAGGGGGCCGAGGCGGATCAGGTGCTGCGCCTGATCACGCGCCTGAACGAGCACGCCACGCGCCGCGTGCTGGCCCTGCTGCGCCCCCAATACGAGGCGATCGAAGGGATCGATTTCACCTGGCTGGCCTTCGGCTCCCAGGCGCGCGAGGAACAGGCCCTGGTCACCGACCAGGACAACGGCATCCTGTTCGATGCCGAGGCCGGCGATGCGGATGCGGTCCGCGAGCGCCTGCTGCCCTACGCCCGGGCCGTGAACGAGGCACTCGCCGAGTGCGGCTTCATGCTGTGCCCCGGCAACATCATGGCGGGCAATCCGGAGTGCTGCCTGAGCGGCCCGGAGTGGGATCGGCGCTTTACCCGCTGGATCGAGCAGGGCACGCCCGATCACCTGCTCAAGAGCACCATCTTCTTCGACCTGCGCGCGGTGGATGGCGACCACGGCCCGGTAGAGGCCCTGCGCACCCAGCTGCTGCAAAAGACCGCCTACAACAGCCGCTTCCGCCGCCAGATGGCGGCCAACCAGCAGGCCTTTCGCCCGCCGCTGGGGCTGTTCGGCGAGATCAAGAGCGGTGCGGACGGCATCGACATCAAGAAGCAGGGGCTGACCCCGTTCGTGGATGCGGCACGCGTGATCGCGCTGGCCGCCGAACTGCCGGCCACCCGCACCCACGAGCGTCTCGACCAGGCCGTCACCGCGGAGGTGATGCGCGAATCCGACGCGCGCGACTATCACGCCGCCCTGCGCTATCTGCAGATGCTGCGCCTGCGGGCCCAGCAAAAGGCGCTGCGAGAAGGACGCGACGACGACAACCGAATCCGGCCGGAGGAACTGGGCACCCTTGAGGGACGCATCCTCAAGGAATCCTTCCGGCAGGCCCGCAAGCTGCAAGGCCAGCTTGAAGTGCAGTACCAGCTGTGA
- a CDS encoding DUF4212 domain-containing protein, giving the protein MSQEDLSRQAYWREHLRLLAICLAVWFLVSFGLGIILAAPLNAFSIGGYPLGFWFAQQGAIYTFIILIFVYAWRMNVLDRKYNVHEE; this is encoded by the coding sequence ATGTCACAAGAAGACCTGAGCCGGCAGGCCTACTGGCGCGAGCATCTGCGCCTGTTGGCAATCTGCCTTGCCGTCTGGTTTCTCGTGTCCTTCGGGCTGGGGATCATTCTGGCCGCACCGCTGAACGCGTTCTCGATCGGCGGGTATCCGCTGGGCTTCTGGTTCGCCCAGCAGGGCGCGATCTACACCTTCATCATCCTGATCTTCGTTTATGCCTGGCGCATGAACGTCCTGGATCGCAAGTACAACGTCCACGAGGAGTAA
- a CDS encoding sodium:solute symporter family protein, with protein sequence MDQQTLSLLVVGATFALYIGIAIWARAGSTSEFYVAGRGVNPIANGMATAADWMSAASFISMAGLIAFLGFTGGAYLMGWTGGYVLMALLLAPYLRKFGKFTVPEFIGDRFYSKVARVVAVISLLAMSITYVIGQMRGVGIAFSNILEVPLAIGLVSGMAVVFIYAVLGGMKGITYTQIAQYVIMIFAYTVPAVFISLTLTGQVFPQIGLGSTLQGQDTYLLEALDQTMVDLGFTMYSATEGGMSMLNMFLLTMALMIGTAGLPHVIIRFFTVPRVRDARKSAGWALVFIGILYTTAPAVGAMAIWNLVNTVHPGEIGTEEGHLAYEDKPAWMERWEQTGLLAFEDKNEDGRIQYYNEDNEEFAAMAEEEYGWEGSEIVTLDRDIMVLANPEIAGLPGWVIALVAAGGIAAALSTAAGLLLAISSAISHDLLKGVFMPRISEKNELMAGRIAMAGAILFAGYLGLNPPGFAAEVVALAFGLAAASLFPTLMMGIFMKKMNKEGAIAGMLVGLVTTLLYIFTYKGWFFFSGTAMLPDTEEYWLFGVNPTGFGAIGAVFNFVAAYIVMKLTKEPPQHIQELVESVRVPRTDNPS encoded by the coding sequence ATGGATCAACAGACTCTAAGCCTGCTCGTGGTCGGGGCGACCTTCGCCCTGTACATCGGCATCGCCATCTGGGCGCGCGCCGGTTCGACCAGCGAGTTCTATGTCGCCGGCCGCGGTGTCAATCCCATCGCCAACGGGATGGCCACCGCTGCGGACTGGATGTCCGCCGCGTCGTTCATCTCCATGGCCGGCCTGATCGCGTTCCTCGGCTTTACCGGGGGCGCCTACCTGATGGGCTGGACCGGCGGCTACGTGCTGATGGCCCTGCTGCTGGCCCCGTACCTGCGCAAGTTCGGCAAGTTCACGGTGCCGGAATTCATCGGTGACCGGTTCTACTCGAAGGTCGCGCGTGTGGTGGCAGTCATCTCGCTGCTCGCGATGTCCATCACCTACGTGATCGGGCAGATGCGTGGTGTGGGGATCGCGTTCTCCAACATCCTTGAAGTGCCGCTGGCCATTGGCCTGGTATCGGGCATGGCGGTGGTGTTCATCTACGCGGTGCTCGGCGGGATGAAGGGGATTACCTACACCCAGATCGCACAGTACGTGATCATGATCTTCGCCTACACGGTGCCCGCGGTCTTCATCTCGCTGACGCTCACCGGCCAGGTGTTCCCGCAGATCGGCCTGGGTTCCACCCTGCAGGGTCAGGACACCTACCTGCTGGAGGCCCTGGACCAGACGATGGTGGATCTTGGCTTCACCATGTACTCGGCCACCGAGGGCGGCATGAGCATGCTCAACATGTTCCTGCTGACGATGGCGCTGATGATCGGTACCGCCGGTCTGCCGCACGTGATCATCCGGTTCTTTACCGTGCCGCGTGTGCGCGATGCGCGTAAGTCCGCCGGCTGGGCGCTGGTCTTCATCGGCATCCTCTACACCACCGCCCCGGCGGTCGGTGCGATGGCGATCTGGAACCTCGTCAACACCGTGCATCCGGGCGAGATCGGCACCGAAGAAGGCCACCTGGCCTACGAGGACAAGCCGGCCTGGATGGAGCGCTGGGAACAGACCGGTCTGCTCGCGTTCGAGGACAAGAACGAAGACGGCCGCATCCAGTACTACAACGAGGACAACGAAGAGTTCGCCGCGATGGCGGAAGAGGAATACGGCTGGGAAGGCTCCGAGATCGTGACCCTCGACCGCGACATCATGGTGCTGGCCAACCCCGAGATCGCCGGTCTTCCGGGCTGGGTGATCGCGCTGGTGGCGGCCGGTGGTATCGCGGCGGCCCTGTCGACCGCGGCCGGGCTGTTGCTGGCCATCTCGTCGGCCATCTCGCATGACTTGCTGAAGGGCGTATTCATGCCTCGAATCAGCGAGAAAAACGAGCTGATGGCGGGACGTATCGCCATGGCAGGCGCAATCTTGTTCGCCGGATATCTGGGGTTGAATCCACCGGGCTTTGCGGCCGAGGTGGTAGCACTAGCCTTCGGTCTGGCCGCGGCCTCGCTGTTCCCGACCCTGATGATGGGCATCTTCATGAAGAAGATGAACAAGGAAGGCGCGATCGCCGGCATGCTGGTCGGTCTGGTGACCACCCTGCTGTACATCTTTACCTACAAGGGGTGGTTCTTCTTCTCCGGCACCGCCATGCTCCCGGATACCGAGGAGTACTGGCTGTTCGGCGTGAACCCGACCGGCTTCGGCGCCATTGGTGCGGTGTTCAACTTCGTCGCGGCCTACATCGTGATGAAGCTGACCAAGGAGCCGCCGCAGCATATCCAGGAGCTGGTGGAAAGCGTGCGTGTCCCGCGCACCGACAACCCGAGCTGA
- a CDS encoding putative nucleotidyltransferase substrate binding domain-containing protein, with product MNGELEEIREFLERCPELARLPSETRTSLVRRLTLRYLREDSPFPPEDAPPGELWIVRTGAAELYDAQDQLQDRLGEGDLLNTAHTDHLHGRITEDALIYQLEAGRARDLAGRDEAFREFVDLGTDRLRAPAATSPAGERSLLTTPVRALMTPRPIMSPTSLTLREAAQRMTEADISALLLHEPGMEDIPVGILTDTDLRHALAAGTDPGCRVAECMARPVASVSRDTPAFDALLRMARRDIHHLPVTDGENGPLVGILSSTDLIRHQGTSAVYLVRDLRRADGLDGLRDVMRALPSLQVQLVEAGADATQIGQTITTVIDTLTQCLIEQAEEKLGPAPTAYAWLASGSQGRHEQTVHTDQDTALVCDDAAPPDADAWFQRLANEVGEGLAACGIRRCPGDVDPSQPHWRRSTSDWEREIRRVLSHPSPRDAMLATHYLDLRVIHGPTRLFEPMRHAVLEQGYRSEAVLSTLADQARELRPPLGFFRQFVLERGGEHADTLDLKMRGLMPIVALARVFALRAGSDARGTVERLRAARHAGVLSEGTGADLIDAWQFIATLRARLQAEQIRRGSAPDNALPPNELSGLERSHLKNAFRLVAHAQKAALAQAERVHG from the coding sequence ATGAACGGTGAACTGGAAGAGATTCGCGAGTTCCTCGAACGCTGCCCGGAGCTCGCACGACTGCCGTCCGAAACCCGTACCAGCCTCGTTCGGCGCCTGACGCTGCGCTACCTGCGCGAAGACAGCCCGTTCCCGCCCGAAGATGCGCCCCCCGGCGAGCTGTGGATCGTGCGCACCGGGGCCGCCGAACTGTACGACGCCCAGGACCAGCTCCAGGACCGTCTGGGCGAGGGCGACCTGCTCAACACCGCCCACACCGACCACCTGCACGGCCGCATCACCGAGGATGCCCTGATCTACCAGCTCGAGGCCGGTCGTGCCCGCGATCTCGCCGGCCGGGACGAGGCCTTCCGCGAGTTTGTCGATCTCGGCACCGACCGCCTGCGGGCGCCAGCCGCGACCTCGCCGGCGGGCGAGCGCAGCCTGCTGACCACCCCCGTGCGTGCCCTGATGACGCCACGACCCATCATGTCGCCCACCAGCCTCACCCTGCGCGAGGCGGCCCAGCGCATGACCGAGGCGGACATCTCCGCCCTGCTGCTGCACGAGCCCGGAATGGAAGACATCCCCGTGGGCATCCTGACCGACACCGACCTGCGCCATGCCCTGGCCGCCGGCACCGACCCCGGATGCCGCGTGGCCGAATGCATGGCCCGGCCGGTCGCCTCGGTCAGCCGCGACACCCCGGCCTTCGATGCTCTCCTGCGCATGGCGCGGCGGGACATCCACCACCTGCCGGTCACCGATGGCGAGAACGGCCCGCTGGTCGGGATCCTCTCCAGCACCGACCTGATCCGACATCAGGGCACCAGCGCGGTCTACCTGGTACGCGATCTGCGCCGCGCCGACGGCCTCGACGGCCTGCGTGACGTGATGCGCGCCCTGCCCAGCCTTCAGGTGCAACTGGTCGAGGCCGGGGCCGATGCGACCCAGATCGGCCAGACCATCACCACGGTGATCGACACCCTCACGCAGTGCCTGATCGAACAGGCGGAAGAGAAGCTCGGCCCCGCGCCAACCGCCTACGCCTGGCTGGCCAGCGGCAGTCAGGGGCGGCACGAACAGACGGTGCATACCGATCAGGACACGGCGCTGGTTTGCGACGATGCGGCACCCCCCGATGCCGACGCCTGGTTCCAGCGCCTGGCCAACGAGGTCGGCGAAGGCCTGGCAGCCTGCGGCATCCGCCGTTGTCCGGGCGATGTCGACCCAAGCCAGCCCCACTGGCGCCGTTCGACCAGCGACTGGGAGCGCGAGATTCGACGGGTGTTGAGCCACCCCTCACCGCGCGATGCGATGCTCGCCACCCATTACCTCGATCTGCGCGTGATCCATGGCCCGACCCGCCTGTTCGAGCCCATGCGCCACGCGGTCCTGGAACAGGGCTATCGCAGCGAAGCGGTATTGAGCACGCTCGCCGACCAGGCACGGGAGCTGCGCCCGCCGCTCGGATTCTTTCGCCAGTTCGTACTCGAGCGCGGGGGCGAACACGCCGACACCCTGGACCTGAAGATGCGCGGCCTGATGCCGATCGTCGCTCTGGCCCGGGTGTTTGCCCTGCGCGCCGGGTCGGACGCCCGTGGCACGGTCGAGCGACTGCGGGCCGCTCGCCACGCGGGTGTTTTGTCGGAGGGCACAGGCGCCGACCTGATCGACGCCTGGCAGTTCATCGCCACGCTGCGCGCGCGCCTGCAGGCCGAGCAGATCCGGCGCGGGTCCGCCCCCGACAACGCCCTGCCCCCGAACGAGCTGTCCGGGCTGGAGCGCAGCCACCTGAAAAACGCATTTCGTCTGGTGGCCCATGCGCAGAAGGCCGCCCTGGCTCAGGCCGAGCGGGTACACGGGTGA
- a CDS encoding exonuclease domain-containing protein yields MVAGCRFLAVDLETTGLDPEHDAILSIGWVAMDGVRIDLATADQRLVRADCPVPEQSAVIHRITDREAAGGGTVDNALDALFEALQGRILVAHHAALELGFLEEACQRLYGVRPPLPVVDTLRLAERQLRRAGRPIPADGMRLHTLRTRYNLPQYRAHDALFDALAAGELFAALVSQLSPDAQVPLARVLFRPGWF; encoded by the coding sequence GTGGTGGCGGGCTGTCGCTTTCTCGCGGTGGATCTCGAAACCACGGGGCTCGACCCGGAGCACGATGCGATCCTGAGCATCGGCTGGGTCGCGATGGACGGTGTACGGATCGACCTGGCGACCGCCGATCAGCGGCTAGTGCGCGCGGATTGCCCGGTGCCGGAACAAAGCGCGGTCATCCACCGCATCACCGACCGCGAGGCCGCCGGAGGGGGCACCGTCGACAACGCCCTGGACGCGTTGTTCGAGGCGCTGCAGGGACGCATCCTGGTCGCCCATCACGCCGCACTGGAGCTCGGCTTTCTGGAGGAGGCGTGCCAACGTCTGTACGGCGTGCGTCCCCCACTCCCGGTGGTAGACACCCTGCGCCTGGCCGAGCGCCAGCTGCGCCGTGCAGGACGCCCCATCCCGGCAGATGGCATGCGCCTGCACACCCTGCGCACACGCTACAATCTGCCGCAGTACCGTGCGCACGATGCACTGTTCGACGCGCTGGCCGCGGGCGAGCTGTTCGCCGCCCTGGTCAGCCAGCTTTCCCCGGACGCGCAGGTCCCGCTGGCGCGCGTACTGTTCCGTCCCGGCTGGTTCTGA